Sequence from the Rutidosis leptorrhynchoides isolate AG116_Rl617_1_P2 chromosome 3, CSIRO_AGI_Rlap_v1, whole genome shotgun sequence genome:
TTCCCTTTAATTACGTGTCTGTCCTTGCTAAACTTTATTTTGTACATTGACATCTCACTAAAAACGTAATTAACAAACTTGATGGAAATCGAGGACACAAAACTTAACACAAGGCCAGTTATTGTAAATTGTAAGTTTCCTTTACCGAGTGTTTTAATATTCATCATGTTTAAAATATTAGCCCTGAATAAACTactaaaaacatatatatttggaACAAAAACAAAAATAGCATAATAACTCACCCAAGCCTGCAAGAGCCACGAGCGTGTACGTGCAGCGACAGCAGCAGACACCATTCTTGCAGCACGCAAACTTTCAAGACCAATGTTATCAGCAAGCCCAGCAATAAACTCGCGTACATCCTCACCATCAATCTGAACAATTGTAGAATGGCTTGCTACCCTACAAACTCAATCTGTTAGAAGAGTGGTCCCCACCAAGCAAAGGGAAAACATATCAAAcaacatatatatacatgaatataagAAAACAATCGTGTTTAAAATGTTATATACTGAAACTAATGTACCTGCCACATGTGTTCAAAGTAAAGTCGACGGATGCACGATATATTGAATCGCGTGAATTATTGGTGTCAATGAATACTTTCACTCCAGACATCCTGCATATTCGACGCAACTGTTTGCCACTCACACAATTAGAACACAATttacacatgttttttttttttttaaaacaaaaaaaaaaggaaaataatAAACTCGGCACATGATGACACAAATTTTTCTTTATAACGATGCTTCAATCAAGTTGTGTAGAACAGAGTAAGATTTAAGGAATGTACTTACtaagataatatcatcatcttGTATATCTTTTCCACTTGTTCTGTAATCCATGATTGCTGGAAATTAAGTTCTGGAAATTAAGTTAAGGAAGATGTAATTTGACGAACTAAGTGAACAAGTATCACGGAAGCTTGTGAAATAGTGTTGTTACCTATGACAAATGCAATTCTATCATGAATTACAATGCAACACATACCTACTGACTTTATACAAATATGTATGGTATGGTATGACCATCTCTATTATCAAGCAACTTATGTGATGCGAAAATAGCAAAGGTCTACTAATACGAGTTAGTAGATTGAAAGAAGTTTAATCTTGCAAACTAAACCATATTTCAATAAAATCTTGTATATAAACATGATTTGCTAGCCATAAACAAACGATACATATAGAAAGGCAGTAATGTCGCAAAGGTCATCATGATAAGTGAAAAAACTTCTGATGCTTTTCAAATTTCAAAAACCAACCTCTAATCAACCAATTGGCTTTCCGTTGATTTTCCTCGATATCGATTCCATCTAACGGAGGTGGACGAGAACGCGGCCACCAATCCGGAAGTTTCTTCTTCGCTTTCTCCCAGTTCTTCATCGTCATCATCGAATCAGAATAATTAGTTACATAGTCTTCAACAGAAGACAATGGATTAATAGCAACATTAACCTCACTTGTTACAGATTCTTTTTGAGTACTAACAACCACTTCTCTTCCACCTAAACTCCTATCCCTTCTAGTAACAACCACACCACTATCATTACCACGCCGCCTAAATAACAAATTTCGAAACCCTAACCCTAGTTTCACCAGAACCCTAAAAGTGAACATAGTAACAAAACTAAAAGCAATCAATTGACCGAGAAAATAAACGGTTGATTTCCGGCAGGACACAACGACTCTCCGATCACTGTCGACGGCAATCATCGTCCGGAGATCCTCAACGGCATCGTTTCCAGATTCAAGGAACTGATTAAGTTTGAATTCGGCTGTTTTTAACAAGTTATTAAATGATAGAGATGATGTATTAGGTATGTAATGGTCGAAATCGATTACCATGTGAAGTTTAGAATCGGAGTGaggtaaagaagaagaagaagaagaagaggtgtcGGTGGTAGGGAAGTAGGTGTTGGGTTCAGAGTGACGGCGGCGGCGAATATGGCGACGGCGGCGGAGAGAACAGAAGGTGGTTGTGCGATGGAGATAGGGTTTAGGAAATGATATTTGGTGGTTGTTTATTGGTGGGTGTACTGTTGAACAAGTGAGTGATGTGTTCATTGCGTTGACCCACAGACAACGATTGTGTAAGGGATCGTGTAAGGGAGGTAGTAATGTAAATAGAGGCCGCCGGAGTTGGAGAAACTCACACCAGACCGTGCGACGTAGATAATCACAACAAGAGAAGTTACTTCTTcacccgagtgaaacactccagaGTATTCCCCTCTTTGTTCGACGGGTAAAGAGATTACTTCTaaaaggacctccggccaaaaataaaaaaaataaaaaaataaattaaaataaaaaataaaataaataaatatgctatgaaaatgatataattaaattttcatgggttttaaatcaagTCTTGTATtgaatttaggctctaagcggcagaaGAGTCACCAATAAATCGACGTTTTCTGTTGACTCACTTAATAAAGCCGTAAAAAAAAGATGTACCTTGAAGTGTTGTGCGTAGCTCAAAACATATCAAGAAATACTACACTAAAAGAACAATATATAAACAACCATAATTACACCTAAAccgacatatatacatacataaacatacatGTAGAACATCCCTACGTACataactacatacatacatacatacatacatacatacacacacacacagacacacatacatacataactgcatacacacacatacacacaatatatatacatacatccaTAAACATACATAATGTAAACATATATGCACACATACAAACAAACAAAAACATATTAACCAAAATATACATACAATACCTAAACATGCGTACCTACATACACATACATCCATACATACACCATATAAATCTACACACTCCTACATACACATTACAACGACGAGGTCCTGGTAAAAAGCAAAGTGCGAACATACATATATCACTCTACATCGagatacatgcatacatacatacatacatacatacacacacacacacacacatacatagatCCCTCTAAAGGAAGACACATACACAAAAACACTCATACCCACATACACCCATACATGCCAAAACCTActcatctattctaattctagttCTCTATGCATTCTTATCAGAAGTCATGTTTtcggtcaataaaagctccttcaagtCGAGCTTTATTCTATTCTCTCACATACGAGTAGGTTTACCCCTTCTCCTAACGCCGGCAACCGTAAGtgtctcgactctcctaacaggGGCAGTAAGGGGTCGCCTCCTCACATGCCTAATccatcgaagtcgttcttctcttagcttgtcgatgatacTACCAACTTTTAGGTTCTCTCTAAAAACACTATTTGGAATCATATTCAGCATGGTTTTACCACAAGTCCACCCAAGCATCTtcatctctgccacctccatccttctctcttgcgccttcgtcattggccaacactctgatccgtataACATGGCAGATCTAATTGCCACTTTaaagaatttccctttcagcttaagggggatcttcttgtcgcataagactccagtcgctgctctccacttcaccCACCCTACCTTAATATAATGCGACACGTCTTCATCTATCCTCCCCGTTTTGTGGAGCACCGAGCCTTGGCATCAATACAAATACGAATTCGTTTAATTTCAAATCTTTTATTCTTCTCTTTATATGTCCCCTAGTTTTATAAGtaagtatagttttataaaattagtttcaaatattaatactattatatataaatTGTGGTAAATGGTGTCAACCTATGATTGGTTAACACCATTCGTTAatagtaacttttttttttttttttttttcaaaacatgaTTTGCCCAATACCCTCCAAACCACTGACCCAATACCATCCGGATCCCCTGACCCGCTCTACCAACCCGACCCAAACACCCGCTACTGTAGCTACAATACTTTTTTTCTTTTCGAAATCATCCCGCAGCGAAAGCGCGGGCCAAAAAACTAGTTAATACTAATTAGCTGTAATTGCGAAAAaaacctttttattatttttcattaGATATGACTTTGCCGTTACACAGTACTTAAAAATTATAGTAAATATGAAATCTTTCCTAGAAAAAAAAATCATGAAATAGTACATAAATGAAATAATTCACTACGATAAATGCAATTTACTAATACAATGAAAAAACCTTTCAAATATATTTCGATTAAAAGGGTGTCTAGTTTATGAGCCCGACATTCAGGGGCGAGTCTAGTATGGTGCCCGTGGAGTCACGGGACATCACTATTTTAAAAAAATTTAGTAtaaaatattttttaaattttataggACACAACTAAATTTAACTGTAGAACCTCATATAGttttcaaatttatattttttttaattgtttaggacatcactaaatttaactactcgaaCCACATACATTTTTTGAATTTGTAGTTGTTTGGAAGTAATTACCACTAAACATCTAAATtaacattcaaatataattagtactgaaaATAAATTCGGAACTCCAttgtgttattgttattattattttttttaaaggaagTTTTTTTATTAAAATCATGAGAATTATAAAAAGTAGAAGCATGCATAGAGCTCATGCCATACTATGGCTAAAACACTATACAACGAAAACTGGACTAAAACACGTGGGGAAGCGAGTGGAGGATTGtggctgtaacgacccgacaaaatcgtcattgacggcgccgttaacttaggtctcgttgcgtggtcatagtcccccctatgagacgcgtttgaccaaaattatgtcgcaagttatttcatttatactttatcactcttgtaaaattaaacttgttgtcgaactgtttggtaacttaaaactttgcaagtcttacacgtttcaaatgaatgcgacataattttggtcaaacgcgtctcatagggggactatgaccacgcaacgggacctaagttaacggcgccgtcaatgacgattttgtcgggtcgttacagatggtatcagagcgttggttgtagggaactaggattagcattagtgtgtctgacagagtcgttaggacgcattagtgaatctagactacaaccggatagttagccattgcattctgacatacacttgctatagatagcacttacttgactacttgtgcatatatacttgaatcacTCTTAGACaaccttcttaatggtaccaagctttcatcgtacgaatccgtattctaccactttctggtaacacacgtgaattcaggATTCATACGCGTAAAGATGACGATGACTTCGTTAatcacactagttcgggaactttgTCTCTCAGGTCGTTATTCACCACcatcccagcttactatccacgagcGCTGTGAAGTTTCCACCACCATGGAAATCactaaccactaccgatgttacaccggtgtccttcactatctaccacttcttgctactaccatcactactctaggtgagtatcatcCTCaccacttatcactacggttgcgtactactcgttatcataattcgttactcctttcgtacctaaagacattattgtttgactcgaaccgcattgacgtgaacaatcgtttatacacttccctcgggaaacgctccttcagagttgcactaattctttcgattcaatacgagtcacattagagacgtcgttacactttgttcattttaaaacttcacgatcacacgaacttgattctatggagtgatgtgggaatggaggtatgagttagcgtaatataacgacactcgatcaatgtggttatattacggtaagttataccaaagttctaatgactcgtgatggtgattggactcgatcaacctaatcaccaccatgtgccatgtacatgacttcatttttcttgttggacatccaaaaactccgaggatattgataacaaccataccaaggacacacctttgattattgccgaaccatatttatgcttccgaatgaattacaaattctttcaacttcaaaacataggttacacgtgtatactatctcgttttcgcacggtTTTATTGAccaactacaatatgcttgtcatgctcacatcgaggcggaaacttctctggcattacactcgtacttccgtataaggaaatcttttatctaaattctcaatggagagagagactcttcacattatgctagtattcgcctcgagggtgaatagtcctaacgaacgtttttcagaaaccgataagaaacttgctctaacaaacgttttcggaaaccgataaatcttccacgACGCGAAATTCTTGCGAAacgaaaacttgttcaaatataccttaaagaaatgtacctcgtttcggatcgagatcctcgtttcacttctagatttcggagtgccttacaaaaagcctcgggaccacgtttagacatgagtacagcacaTCAACCACAAACCAAcagaccaaacaaacatacgattcaaaccttggaaaccataatacgaatttatgttatcgacttcaaatttacttgggaAAAGTCCTTGCatttaaccgaattctcttacaatgatagttatcacacgagtattaatgccacacctttcgaaaactcatgtagccgcaattgtcgttttcttaattgttgaaccaaagtaggtgacaagcaaaccaccggacccgaactcattcatgaaataactgtTGTGATCGTTCAATTCCAAGAAGGACTCAAGAcggctcgtagtcgccaaaagagctacgccgatgttagacgtaaacctctcgaattccaagtgggtaaccgcgtaacatttaaaagtcgcgccttgaaaaGGCGTAATCCATTTCGAGAAACACAGAACgctaaatgtgatgccccgtacaaaactatcgtgtacgaatcatcaacaacgggatcattacaaggtcaaatactatatgcggtttcaaaagaagtttaaattcatgaataaaggtgatgtcttaaccaacatcaaatatcttacaacaaaagtatgcttcaatgaacagaagcaattagtaatagcacgtgacccaatggtcgttacaaatcattgtttcaaaaggtaacatagtttgaatgcaaataaaacgtttcatgcggtgacaactctaacaagcgcagcgggtgtctacaaggcatgactagt
This genomic interval carries:
- the LOC139897754 gene encoding uncharacterized protein; translation: MNTSLTCSTVHPPINNHQISFPKPYLHRTTTFCSLRRRRHIRRRRHSEPNTYFPTTDTSSSSSSSLPHSDSKLHMVIDFDHYIPNTSSLSFNNLLKTAEFKLNQFLESGNDAVEDLRTMIAVDSDRRVVVSCRKSTVYFLGQLIAFSFVTMFTFRVLVKLGLGFRNLLFRRRGNDSGVVVTRRDRSLGGREVVVSTQKESVTSEVNVAINPLSSVEDYVTNYSDSMMTMKNWEKAKKKLPDWWPRSRPPPLDGIDIEENQRKANWLIRAIMDYRTSGKDIQDDDIILLRRICRMSGVKVFIDTNNSRDSIYRASVDFTLNTCGRVASHSTIVQIDGEDVREFIAGLADNIGLESLRAARMVSAAVAARTRSWLLQAWALEMQSKPIEAVNELSKLCLVHRIFPPEEGSPEMEMVARGLEKHLKHEQREYLLKMIIGVSTEDNRRSLVEALGLNMSAESFGDQQQNMQNLHEEK